From the genome of Salarias fasciatus chromosome 22, fSalaFa1.1, whole genome shotgun sequence:
GGCTCTGGGTagtttttattgtgttattcttgagctgtgtggattttgtgtttgcaggatGTCGGCCGACAGCCTGGAGAAGAGGACGGTGGTGGTGCAGTGGCCGTCCGGGGATGTggacgaggagctgctgctgctctactttGAGAACCGGCGCCGCTCCGGGGGAAGTCAGATCGCCTCTGTGGAGAAGAGCGGCTCCAGCGCGGTGCTGGTGTTCGAAGAGGCTGAAGGTACAAACCCTGCAGATCCGAAGCTGCGGGAAGTTTGAAAAAACACCACCGCTTCTCAGTCTTCTGATTGTGCTGTGATTGCTCTCGACAGCCGCGGCCCGAGTGCTGTCCAAAGGCCACCACGTCGTGCACAATGTGGAGCTCCTCGTGCGCAGGCCCGCCGCCAAGGACCCccgcaggctgctgctgcgcgGCGTCAACCCCGGCACCAGCAGCGAGATGATCGAGCTGTACGTGGAGAACATGATGGGGCTCAACACGCAGGACTACACCCTGCTGCCGGCGCCGGGGAGGGACCTCGTCCTCATCCACCTCAGCCAGGCGTTCACTAAAGGTCTGCCACAGCGGTGGAAATGCTGCAGTTAGCATGGCATTCAGAGTGGGTGGGCAGTGATTTAACTCCTGAACGGTGTTTagtggaacaaaaaaaaccaaaactatCCCTCATTGTCCTCGCCAGCGCTTCAGAGTTGTGCTCTCTTTCACAGACTTCCAGACAGTGAGCGCAAAGATCTCCCAGCGTGCGCTGGACGGGGCGCACGTCACCCTGGAGCAGATCGAGCAGACCGACTCCATCCTGGTGGAGAACCTGCATCCCGGCGCCGCTCCGGACCTGCTTAGTCTGTACTTCGAGAGCAGCCGAGGTGGAGGCCAGGAGGTGAAGCAGGTGGTCATGTTGTCGGAATCTGTGGCCAAGGTCTCCTTCGCAAACTACGAATGTAAGTTAAACCCATGAAGTCCTTCCCCCCCATCCGTCCTGGCCGTGTCCCTGAGctctgcgtgtgtttgtgttggagcAGCTGTGGACACTGTGGTGGAGCTGCCGCACAGGCTGGACGGTAGCGACCTGGCGGTGAAGCCCTACTTCGATTTCCTTCAGCCCACCGAACCTCGCCAGGATTCCTCTGGGAACGACGTTCAGATGCGGGCGAGTCCCCCGGCGGACGTGGAggcggaagaggaggagcccATGCAGGATCAGATCGAGGTCCCGGAGATAACGACAAGCCAGATTACTGTGGCCGACCCGCTGAAGCGAGCTTTGCTTCAGCACAGCACCTTCCACATGGACCTGCAGAAGGCGAACCCGAACGTCGTCATCCAGACGAAGGACGACGGCGTGCACATTACTGGAGATAACCGGATACGAGTCGAGCAGCTCAAACAGAAAGTCTTGGATTTCATCGGTAACATGGCCGAGACAAAGATCGCCCTCCAGCCAGAGGCGGCTCAGTTCCTGGCAAAGAAAGACGTACAAGACCGGCTCCTGGAAGCCATGAAGCAGAGGGGCTCCTTGGCCTTGTACTCCGTGTCGGACTCCCGCATAGTGGTAGCGTCTCTTTCCAGGGACGAAGCAGAGCAGGCGGGCAGCTTCTTAAAATCCCAAGTGTGCCACATCAGCATTTCCCTGGACCCGGAGCAGAAGGGcctgctgtgctgcagagagTGGTCCGAGTTCCTGGAGGGCCTGAGCCTCTGCTCCCTGAAGGTCTCGGACGGAGGAGGCGGCCTGGACGGGTGGACTCTGGAAGGActggaggaagagaagcaggCCGCCATCCTGCAGTTCCTCACCACGCCCATCGAGAGGGAGGCCGTCATCCCGATGGCGCCGGGCATGCTGAAGTACATCCAGATCCACTGCCACCAGCTGCTGGCCGACATGAACCAGGTGTCCATTCTGCCGCTGGAGGGCGACGACGAATGCGGACTGAAGGTGAGAGGCTCATCGGAGTACAGACGCTCTCAACTGTCACTGACACTGTATTTGTCTTCAGGTTTCTCATCaacttttaattaatttatttttttcagtttcactccTAATTACAACCTGAGGGCACATTTTTGTAACTGTtccaatatttatttatttttgaggttTGAGATTTTCTTGGCTTTGTCAGTCACAAAGTCTTCTCTATATCCTCCACAAGTCTCTGTTTATTCTAAATGAGAGAAAGTTCTTTTGGAAAGGAAGAGAGATCTAAAGGTATTCCCAAaagaaatataacaaaaaaCCATAAGAAAAACAGCCCTGTAACCGTCATAAATCAACAGAAAGAAGGAGATCTTGAAGAAGCAAATCTGGAATAATCCACAAGTACAGATAAAGCTAACATGAAGGCTAGTGTTAGCATGAAGATGGAGTTCATCTTTGATGCAGCTGCTGTAGCCTTCACTagacatttcagtgttttcgatggaaaatgtaagaaaatactGCTGTATTGGATTCAAATAGGATTCATTTTGCTCGTCTTATAAATTAGTCGCTTGAGTCTCAGGCAAATAAAGGAAGTGCagctcagctgttcttctctgatcAGTTGTGGGAGTTTGAGGAAGGCTGAGATATTAAAGAGGGAGATTCCtcatgaaaatatgtttttttataggatttaataaacagaaactagtcagaaaaaaaaccttccactTTCACAGAGCAAGCATTTTTCCCTGTACATGAATGTTACTGAAACGTCAGCTGAAGTCTTGTTTGTCTCATTTTGCAAACTTCCTATCGTACTCTGATTAATGAATTCCATATATTAATGAAAAGTGAagattttccacatttttttaatccgGTGTGTTGCACTACTCCTTTAATACCCAGACATCCTGTTTCCAGTTCATCTAATAAGTGTCCTGCTGAATGCCGCTCCACAGCTCCACGGCTCCGCCGTCGCTTGCCAAAtggcagaggagctgctgcaggacgtgATCGCCTCCATCTGCACCAAGACCATCCACGTCAGCGCCCCGGGTCTGACCCGCTTCCTCCAACACAAGGACTGCCTGAGCATCATGCACGAGATGGAGGCCAAGTTCCAGGTGTACATCAGCCTGCAGCACGTTCCCTGGGATTTCCTGCATTATGAGGTGAGGCAGCAGCTGAGCCACATTCTTAGTTTCTGTTTGATTCATCGAATTCTAGAAAATCAGTTATTCCAGTCGTCAGTGTCATGGGCCTCATTCCACATACTGCTTCCtgagtttacatgttttacATCATTAGCAACACGTtccaaactggcaacctgcaTGGCGCTCtgaaggggagggggagggcgtTATATGAGACGATGTTAATGATTAAATTCTGTGTAATCACTCGGAGTCAGAGCTTCTGGACCTGTCGTCCGTtccacagagaaaacccagaaacCAGCACCAGGTATAGCAATGCAGCATTCAGTCTCTCTaccaagaaagaaagacaatgaCCTAAATACCTGACAGAACATTCAGGCGTCTCACTCACCCAGccagttaaaaacacacaataacagGGCAATAAATGAACAGTGAGGACAGAGCACTAAATCACCTAAAAGCAAACTGACAAAAACTATTACAAATCTTATTCTTCCTTTTAAATGCAACTGGTCTTGCATATTTAAATAGTgcagaaaaagtgaaatcttcCTACATGTTCGCTGCTTGTCAGAACAGAAGAGGGTGACAGCATTTAACCATtgtacttgaaaatgttttgaaagtaGCCTTTAGAGCAAAGGGGGTTGTTCTCAAAAGGTGCTGTGATGCAGCAGGCCTGGGGAAGAAATACAGTAGAgcactttatattttttttttctttaatccctGTAAAACACAGACTTTTGAATGTTAAATTTCTTGATGAATTTACATTCTGTCATGTCCCGCCTCAAAAGACAGGCGCGAGAATCCTGGGTTCGTCCAAAATGCAGATCATAATTTTGTAATCAGCCGTTCACAGGACAGGCAGACAAACTGGTACACATGAAGCACATAAAGAGCTCCCCACAGAGATCTCCCTCacctgcctctccagctccaagCTCTGGAGAGGTCTCCCTCACCTGCAGCCACACCTCCCTCTTTATCGTTCCCCCACAGGTGCTCTAATTAaccctcacactcacagaaaAGAAACTAATAGACCACTCCCCTTTAACATACCATAACTTAATGACTGTACTGAGAAAGATGCAATGATGGGATAACGGTGATACGGAATAAGAGTGAAGATGATGATTAAATTGATTGGCCAATCAAAATATAATAAGCTATGGTAACCTTTGAAAAAACCTAATTCTTCACAGCAAAACATAAACTATACATACTCCCAGTTACCCCACAAATAAGGTGTGTCTATATGTGTGAGGGTGAGTTACACAGCCTGGGCGGCAGGCCCATGAAATCCTGCCTTCACACATTCTTACTGTAGTCGCTGAGAACTGATATTCAGTATTGATCTTATAATGGGTATCAAACATAAGACTACAGTCAAAAAGAGGATATTTCCACTCAAGTCTGCTGCATTATTGAAAATAGCCTGTCTCTATCATTTATGTTAATATGGTGGCCAAATATTCAAGCCTCACTATGTATGTTGATGTTCTGTGAAATTATCCAAAAATCTTCTAATATCAAAGCTTCTCCAATAATTGAAATTGAAACTT
Proteins encoded in this window:
- the parp10 gene encoding protein mono-ADP-ribosyltransferase PARP10: MSADSLEKRTVVVQWPSGDVDEELLLLYFENRRRSGGSQIASVEKSGSSAVLVFEEAEAAARVLSKGHHVVHNVELLVRRPAAKDPRRLLLRGVNPGTSSEMIELYVENMMGLNTQDYTLLPAPGRDLVLIHLSQAFTKDFQTVSAKISQRALDGAHVTLEQIEQTDSILVENLHPGAAPDLLSLYFESSRGGGQEVKQVVMLSESVAKVSFANYESVDTVVELPHRLDGSDLAVKPYFDFLQPTEPRQDSSGNDVQMRASPPADVEAEEEEPMQDQIEVPEITTSQITVADPLKRALLQHSTFHMDLQKANPNVVIQTKDDGVHITGDNRIRVEQLKQKVLDFIGNMAETKIALQPEAAQFLAKKDVQDRLLEAMKQRGSLALYSVSDSRIVVASLSRDEAEQAGSFLKSQVCHISISLDPEQKGLLCCREWSEFLEGLSLCSLKVSDGGGGLDGWTLEGLEEEKQAAILQFLTTPIEREAVIPMAPGMLKYIQIHCHQLLADMNQVSILPLEGDDECGLKLHGSAVACQMAEELLQDVIASICTKTIHVSAPGLTRFLQHKDCLSIMHEMEAKFQVYISLQHVPWDFLHYEDFASFAWNMLPKSFPRVSVDDSPQELKADSVQSQNRGSSDQVLLNNTVKATAAVGERQQEIMNLTDPVDLDGMDDLDLYTTGEASNSPDEQTSVNGAFASPDNLEEEAQLSLAIQYSLQSSALKDDEQQQLQKALELSKSMIQSEVFCGRAKTDTQVTPPHKDIRKMSLEEAIDSANTVDLVTYAGYPSDLSRVEIAFNKKVTQRQVDEKVENRNLRKMSKYHWNCVQVIKRMHAVDVQVQGTIITVSGFKDFVSIAMWDVKKLLDDLSSFVPDEEVLKSIQWVWHDPASANTTPYCPDAILYIENAWKKTMSDIVILLDNEPHIIDFERMKEINKATGKAVKISRKLLNVAGLDEELPEEEYSLLSDLPEASKVDVDSDEFQDVVKEFYKTIHEFHSKIRIIQVEKIQNRLLYNQYKLKKASISQRATYPEIERTLYHGTSETSVKEICIHGFNRSFCGKNATVYGQGVYFAVNSSLSVQDTYSPPNADGYKYVFVCKVLTGDYTKGCSSMKTTPLKETGDIPLRYDSVTDNISKPSMFVIFNDTQAFPEYVITCQKIR